The Fusarium oxysporum f. sp. lycopersici 4287 chromosome 1, whole genome shotgun sequence DNA segment CAGCGTTTGACGAGACTTAAAGGCGGCCCTTGTACTTCCCGGGCAACACTTGCTACCTGTTGCATTGGATGAACCAGCGGCACTCGACGATATCCGCAGAAAGTATCGGGTCTATATCACGCGGGATGTACCAAACATTCTTGAGATTCACTGCGATTCTATCCATCGCCTTCAGCAGGCGTTTGAAGCGGTTAACTGGAGAATTCGGGACATGCGTCTATCTAACGACAGTTCTCCCGCGCGCTTTCTTGTACAGAGGCCAACTAAAGCGGTCGTCACTGATATGATTCAGTTGAAACTTGGAGCACGCCCATCTTTTCTTTCTAAAACCTCGAATCCTGTCAGCAATGCTTCCTCAATGGATGAACATTTGCCAAGACTAGCGTCCGACCTGGCGTCCTCGGCAGAAGGCCTCATGGCACTCAATAAGACCATGGGCTTGCGAGTCAATTTCGGGCACGTTATCATTGCCAAGAGACCGAAAGGTACTGAAGACGAGATCGCATTCGCCCATTTCACCAGACTTATGAACATGTATCCCAGTCGTGGAGGAGCCTCGATTGTAACCAGGTGAGCAGGCAATAGGCTCAAATTGGACCACCGCTTCTGACACGCAATAGACTTGGAGACGCTAACGAGGCGGAGCAACTCTTGCAGTATATCTCACGCCCAGAAGCAGGCATCTGCAAGAACATGAAGGACATGAGGCGAGGTTGTGAGGTGGTTGTAGTGGCCAGTGGTCTACAAATCAAGACTGAGGCCGACTACAATCCTCAACTTATGCAACTAGCAATGGTCCGCGCTACTAGGCCAGAGACCCGGGCACGTTGGAGTTGGACGATTGCTGCTCCTAACATGTACGTCAATTATTCGAAAGAAATCTCACTTATTCATGTCTTGCACTTACAGGGAACACGATTGGAACATTCGGATGGACGCTTGGGACAAAGTGGACGTTCCAACAGAGTTTAGAGATCTTGCAAAGAGGATATCGGTTGTCTTCAAACCAGACGAGGGCACCATTCTCCCTTTGCCAAAAGTCAACACGAGTAAACTTGCGATCCCCGATGAGCAAATCACTGAAATTCAGGCAAGATCTTGGGCAATAATTCCATTCAAAGAATCCCCCTATgtcctcaagatcaacatcaccaagactcTAAAGGGATCTCGCACGATTGGGGAGCAAAATGTTACTTGGGGGGTTGAATTATACGCCCCCCATTGGGAGGAAAGTGTGAACCACTCCAGTGGTGGCCGAAAGGACTGGGGGGAGGGGCTCGAGAATATTTGGGAGGAGGGTGATGATCTCCAGTCGAGGCTGGGGTGCTTCTTGCGGATCATTATGGAGGTCCAAGCCCTCCTGAACAGAGTGCATGCTGATACTGCCTCGTCATAGCAGGTACGCAAAGGCGATGTTGTGCCGCCTGGGGGATCACCGTAAGATACCTACTAAACTGGCGTCTGGCTAATCTTCATCGTACCTAGAATGATGAGAAGTTTTTGATTCTTTCTTTTAGGCCTGTTGATcgccttgcccttggccaGCCATAATCTTTTGCCTCAAAACTGTTAGGGGTCATATTAGCCTTGCTCCTAGTAGAGGCTGCGTGCCCGAGAAAAACATACCTTCTTCAATCGTTCGTGCATTTGTCTGCTTCCGTTGGACAATAACCTCGAGGTCTTTCAGGTTATTTcccagctcctcaaccttgcTCTCGTAGAACTTTTCGGCCGACTTGAGTTTCTGTATGGTGGTCAATCAGTGAGCAGTTCCGAGCTTGCCAGGATCACAAATACCTTTTCAACCAAGAATCCAGTGCCTACATCCACCAATACAGTATCGGCATCTGCGAGCTCACCGCGAACGTAGAGGGAGTTGGTGAGGGGAACCAGTACAGAGTTGGATCCTAAAGCATGTCAGGTGCTGTTCAGAAAGCGAGATTGTGCGCTGAGTGGGGGAAGCGGCTAAGCAGGTGGGTTATGTACCTTCGGGAGCGGCAGCGCGACTTTTAACGCATCGGAGGCAGTCTTTAAACTTGTTCTGGGCGGCATGGAGTTGTGCGAACGACGTCGTCAAGTGCTCGAgctcttcatcaagctgcttcttgacttgGGCAAGCTGCTGGGGCTCTAGCGTATCGAGGTTGACTATAGCGCAAGTAGGGTCAGCAAATGGGTATTCAGAATGAGTTACTGGTAGTTGGTTTACTGGTTTCTTGTCTTCCAGccattttttttttttttttggtgtATACTGAAGTGTCGGCGGACAGGTAGTAGTTGTCGTGAATTACTTCCTTTGAATGCCCCTCCAGGATCTCGCTTTAGTAATAAAACGACGTGGGGTTGTTGAATTCTACTAACGGGGGTGCTATAGGCACTGTCATTGATTTGCCTGGTCACCTCCTTGCTAGGGCCTAACTCCCATACTTAAGGTACGTAAGTAGCTGCATTATAATCCAAGTAATTAGTGGCCTTCTCTTGTTTTGCCCAAGATACTACATTTTCTAATTTAAGCGGTGaatattttctttcttttccctttAACTTGTCTAATTTTGTCGACCTGTGTTGCTATGAACTGTGCTTTGTTTATTATACATTCGCCTTGAATGTAGTAGTTATGTTATAATAATCCGGATCCATCCCTTACAGCTGATCCAACAAATTTGAGATGAATTCTGGCAGAGCGTCAAGCTTTACAGTTTCCTTGATCGAAAGTCGTCTGCATTGAACTTCGCAAGTGCCATTTTCTTTGTAAGATCTTCCCATGATAACCAAGACAGGAAAGCCTACCATATCGGCATCTTTCATCTTCCAGACAAATGATCGCTGGCGATCATCGAGAACAACGTCCAAGCCATTACGCGAATTGTCGCCCGCGGCAAGTAAGTCGTAAATTCTCAGAGAGTCTTCGGCTAAGTCTGATGCAGGTATGATCGCAACCTCAAACGGCGCAATGGCTCGGGGCCAATTCAGTCCTTGCTCGTCCGCAAGAa contains these protein-coding regions:
- a CDS encoding prefoldin, alpha subunit, which codes for MAGRQETINLDTLEPQQLAQVKKQLDEELEHLTTSFAQLHAAQNKFKDCLRCVKSRAAAPEGSNSVLVPLTNSLYVRGELADADTVLVDVGTGFLVEKKLKSAEKFYESKVEELGNNLKDLEVIVQRKQTNARTIEEVLRQKIMAGQGQGDQQA